In the Clavelina lepadiformis chromosome 8, kaClaLepa1.1, whole genome shotgun sequence genome, one interval contains:
- the LOC143468964 gene encoding uncharacterized protein LOC143468964 isoform X2 → MQLRDYKDRNSLPSLGNMTSTLPADLKGASTISFTEHSSLVAGRGSVYSHSDESSSDDELREPMAESPPNLSDEESLDAYRNESSINKETSDVMAATTFISPPNQIARLQEGQRKVVTRTSSRSNFSLGQRTSNHSQPSMFYQAAKPRPPPRKPSQKKIVAANSKTLSEISDRNFAPKEPTTGAQIVTLPYVSRGTAKVQLRRGSFGNGINKNDVYDVTIKENVPLERTNNLVASFRSTSRDRNHLLEADTSPTRATVSSGYSSSSSVVGSSSLSPSTSNASSASFRSSAPPCDLPEKDTMTTRERTESASRGVSEADVALTLLDEEEEVPKVSSEHDEDDVFPITEWAESEYKRIQETLRRNKTQLSKEETDSGKQINNDQLQNRPSSLGNNASTSSFKDVTVQRPRSAYVIPSSPEQSKQSFVGRNSVCMVEESTPHTMKQRSQIASSYATSRTVMMRFPGMTRSKKDAASRNSRAFAMQAKSQLDLNPSSPEVENFPQSKSTSAIEPDKDGENDVRRAASLSPKSFAPSSLERIKKELSASLANLDQLESNTYPKSFNTVSGATGRHMSERSAFFHDENRLNSSKVPYTSTQSIYTGSTWSLNPASQESHEGSQVERKPSLRNRLKGAFSFQNIRKAISMERLNEDERSMSSSHCYLNELGEDISNPKQKTVSSDMRASGNKLHKASSISSILSTVRMRKRKSRERRALKARNTIAVDPKQIPEYESETERIRPVSAGKNNDVGRPGHFRPIGKVLQMNGTEGTLLVEMTRPSSGPVGFCLARRKGVGSVYISSLSDSYPDKMYAGLMRLGDEITEINGVNVEQLSLDQIYDLILENERIILLLKPSQVHSV, encoded by the exons ATGCAACTCCGGGACTACAAAGACCGCAATTCATTGCCGTCGCTAGGCAATATGACGTCAACACTGCCAGCAG ATTTGAAGGGAGCTTCCACAATTAGTTTCACCGAACACAGCAGTCTTGTGGCGGGAAGAGGAAGTGTGTATTCGCACAGTGACGAAAGTTCTTCAGACGACGAACTTCGTGAGCCAATGGCAGAATCGCCTCCGAATCTTTCGGACGAAGAGAG TTTGGACGCATATCGCAACGAATcttcaataaacaaagaaacttCTGACGTCATGGCAGCCACCACTTTCATCTCTCCTCCCAACCAAATCGCTCGGTTGCAGGAAGGTCAACGAAAGGTCGTCACACGCACGTCATCGAGGAGTAATTTTTCCTTAGGCCAAAGAACAAGCAATCACTCGCAACCCAGCATGTTTTATCAGGCCGCAAAACCGCGCCCACCACCTCGTAAACCCAGTCAGAAGAAAATTGTAGCCGCAAATTCCAAAACTCTTTCGGAAATATCTGATCGTAACTTTGCACCAAAGGAGCCGACAACAGGTGCACAAATTGTCACCCTACCCTATGTATCTCGCGGAACCGCAAAAGTGCAACTGCGCCGAGGAAGCTTTGGCAACGGAATTAACAAGAATGAcgtttatgatgtcacaatcaaAGAAAATGTTCCGCTGGAACGAACAAATAATTTGGTCGCGTCATTTAGAAGTACGTCACGTGACAGAAATCACTTATTAGAAGCTGATACGTCACCAACTCGAGCCACCGTAAGCAGCGGCTACTCAAGTTCTAGTAGCGTGGTTGGGAGCAGCTCCTTATCTCCTTCAACGTCAAACGCTTCATCCGCCTCATTTCGCTCCTCAGCTCCACCTTGCGATCTTCCAGAAAAGGATACAATGACCACACGCGAGCGGACCGAATCCGCTTCCAGAGGCGTGTCGGAGGCTGACGTTGCACTCACGTTACTTGATGAAGAGGAAGAGGTACCCAAGGTATCTTCTGAACACGACGAAGACGACGTTTTTCCTATTACGGAATGGGCCGAGTCAGAATACAAAAGAATTCAAGAAACGCTTCGCAGGAACAAAACACAACTTTCAAAAGAGGAAACGGATTCCGGAAAACAGATAAATAATGATCAACTCCAAAACCGTCCATCTTCACTCGGTAATAATGCCAGTACATCATCATTCAAGGATGTCACTGTTCAGAGACCCCGATCTGCTTACGTCATACCTTCCAGCCCTGAACAGTCGAAACAATCTTTTGTTGGGAGAAACAG TGTTTGTATGGTAGAAGAGTCAACTCCGCACACAATGAAGCAACGAAGCCAAATTGCGTCAAGCTACGCCACTAGTAGGACAGTCATGATGAGATTTCCAGGGATGACACGTTCCAAGAAGGACGCTGCATCCCGCAACAGCCGCGCATTTGCAATGCAGGCCAAGTCCCAGCTTGATCTGAACCCTTCTTCTCCTgaagttgaaaattttccacAGTCTAAATCCACCTCGGCTATCGAACCAGATAAGGATGGCGAAAATGACGTCAGGCGTGCTGCATCTTTGTCGCCAAAATCGTTTGCTCCAAGCTCCCTAGAACGAATAAAAAAGGAGCTGTCTGCGTCACTCGCTAACCTTGACCAACTCGAATCCAACACGTACCCGAAATCTTTTAACACAGTCTCCGGGGCAACAGGACGTCACATGAGCGAACGAAGTGCTTTCTTTCACGACGAAAACAGACTGAACAGTAGCAAAGTTCCGTACACATCTACGCAGTCTATTTATACGGGCTCAACGTGGTCCTTAAA CCCGGCTTCGCAAGAGTCACATGAAGGAAGTCAAGTGGAACGAAAACCTTCATTGCGTAATCGCTTAAAAGGTGCATTCAGTTTCCAGAACATTCGAAAAGCAATCAGCATGGAAAGATTGAACGAAGATGAAAGAAGCAT GTCGTCAAGTCACTGCTATTTAAACGAGCTTGGTGAGGACATATCCAATCCAAAGCAGAAGACAGTTAGTTCGGACATGCGTGCCAGCGGAAATAAACTACACAAAGCTTCTTCTATCAGCTCCATTTTGAGCACAGTGCGCATGCGCAAGAGAAAATCGCGTGAGCGAAGGGCTCTGAAAGCAAGAAACACAATCGCGGTAGATCCGAAGCAGATACCGGAGTATGAATCAGAGAC TGAAAGAATAAGGCCAGTTTCTGCAGGGAAAAACAATGACGTCGGTAGACCAGGACATTTCAG GCCAATCGGCAAAGTTCTTCAAATGAACGGTACGGAAGGCACCCTACTGGTTGAGATGACTCGACCCTCGTCCGGTCCCGTCGGATTTTGTTTAGCCAGAAGGAAAGGAGTTGGAAGTGTTTACATCTCAAGTTTGAGCGACAGTTACCCCGACAAGATGTACGCTGGGTTGATGAGACTTGGGGATGAAATCACCGAAATCAACGGTGTCAATGTAGAGCAACTGTCGTTAGATCAAATATACGATTTAATATTAGAAAATGAACGCATAATACTGCTTCTTAAGCCTTCGCAGGTTCACTCTGTTTAA
- the LOC143468964 gene encoding uncharacterized protein LOC143468964 isoform X3 has protein sequence MAESPPNLSDEESLDAYRNESSINKETSDVMAATTFISPPNQIARLQEGQRKVVTRTSSRSNFSLGQRTSNHSQPSMFYQAAKPRPPPRKPSQKKIVAANSKTLSEISDRNFAPKEPTTGAQIVTLPYVSRGTAKVQLRRGSFGNGINKNDVYDVTIKENVPLERTNNLVASFRSTSRDRNHLLEADTSPTRATVSSGYSSSSSVVGSSSLSPSTSNASSASFRSSAPPCDLPEKDTMTTRERTESASRGVSEADVALTLLDEEEEVPKVSSEHDEDDVFPITEWAESEYKRIQETLRRNKTQLSKEETDSGKQINNDQLQNRPSSLGNNASTSSFKDVTVQRPRSAYVIPSSPEQSKQSFVGRNSVCMVEESTPHTMKQRSQIASSYATSRTVMMRFPGMTRSKKDAASRNSRAFAMQAKSQLDLNPSSPEVENFPQSKSTSAIEPDKDGENDVRRAASLSPKSFAPSSLERIKKELSASLANLDQLESNTYPKSFNTVSGATGRHMSERSAFFHDENRLNSSKVPYTSTQSIYTGSTWSLNPASQESHEGSQVERKPSLRNRLKGAFSFQNIRKAISMERLNEDERSMSSSHCYLNELGEDISNPKQKTVSSDMRASGNKLHKASSISSILSTVRMRKRKSRERRALKARNTIAVDPKQIPEYESETERIRPVSAGKNNDVGRPGHFRPIGKVLQMNGTEGTLLVEMTRPSSGPVGFCLARRKGVGSVYISSLSDSYPDKMYAGLMRLGDEITEINGVNVEQLSLDQIYDLILENERIILLLKPSQVHSV, from the exons ATGGCAGAATCGCCTCCGAATCTTTCGGACGAAGAGAG TTTGGACGCATATCGCAACGAATcttcaataaacaaagaaacttCTGACGTCATGGCAGCCACCACTTTCATCTCTCCTCCCAACCAAATCGCTCGGTTGCAGGAAGGTCAACGAAAGGTCGTCACACGCACGTCATCGAGGAGTAATTTTTCCTTAGGCCAAAGAACAAGCAATCACTCGCAACCCAGCATGTTTTATCAGGCCGCAAAACCGCGCCCACCACCTCGTAAACCCAGTCAGAAGAAAATTGTAGCCGCAAATTCCAAAACTCTTTCGGAAATATCTGATCGTAACTTTGCACCAAAGGAGCCGACAACAGGTGCACAAATTGTCACCCTACCCTATGTATCTCGCGGAACCGCAAAAGTGCAACTGCGCCGAGGAAGCTTTGGCAACGGAATTAACAAGAATGAcgtttatgatgtcacaatcaaAGAAAATGTTCCGCTGGAACGAACAAATAATTTGGTCGCGTCATTTAGAAGTACGTCACGTGACAGAAATCACTTATTAGAAGCTGATACGTCACCAACTCGAGCCACCGTAAGCAGCGGCTACTCAAGTTCTAGTAGCGTGGTTGGGAGCAGCTCCTTATCTCCTTCAACGTCAAACGCTTCATCCGCCTCATTTCGCTCCTCAGCTCCACCTTGCGATCTTCCAGAAAAGGATACAATGACCACACGCGAGCGGACCGAATCCGCTTCCAGAGGCGTGTCGGAGGCTGACGTTGCACTCACGTTACTTGATGAAGAGGAAGAGGTACCCAAGGTATCTTCTGAACACGACGAAGACGACGTTTTTCCTATTACGGAATGGGCCGAGTCAGAATACAAAAGAATTCAAGAAACGCTTCGCAGGAACAAAACACAACTTTCAAAAGAGGAAACGGATTCCGGAAAACAGATAAATAATGATCAACTCCAAAACCGTCCATCTTCACTCGGTAATAATGCCAGTACATCATCATTCAAGGATGTCACTGTTCAGAGACCCCGATCTGCTTACGTCATACCTTCCAGCCCTGAACAGTCGAAACAATCTTTTGTTGGGAGAAACAG TGTTTGTATGGTAGAAGAGTCAACTCCGCACACAATGAAGCAACGAAGCCAAATTGCGTCAAGCTACGCCACTAGTAGGACAGTCATGATGAGATTTCCAGGGATGACACGTTCCAAGAAGGACGCTGCATCCCGCAACAGCCGCGCATTTGCAATGCAGGCCAAGTCCCAGCTTGATCTGAACCCTTCTTCTCCTgaagttgaaaattttccacAGTCTAAATCCACCTCGGCTATCGAACCAGATAAGGATGGCGAAAATGACGTCAGGCGTGCTGCATCTTTGTCGCCAAAATCGTTTGCTCCAAGCTCCCTAGAACGAATAAAAAAGGAGCTGTCTGCGTCACTCGCTAACCTTGACCAACTCGAATCCAACACGTACCCGAAATCTTTTAACACAGTCTCCGGGGCAACAGGACGTCACATGAGCGAACGAAGTGCTTTCTTTCACGACGAAAACAGACTGAACAGTAGCAAAGTTCCGTACACATCTACGCAGTCTATTTATACGGGCTCAACGTGGTCCTTAAA CCCGGCTTCGCAAGAGTCACATGAAGGAAGTCAAGTGGAACGAAAACCTTCATTGCGTAATCGCTTAAAAGGTGCATTCAGTTTCCAGAACATTCGAAAAGCAATCAGCATGGAAAGATTGAACGAAGATGAAAGAAGCAT GTCGTCAAGTCACTGCTATTTAAACGAGCTTGGTGAGGACATATCCAATCCAAAGCAGAAGACAGTTAGTTCGGACATGCGTGCCAGCGGAAATAAACTACACAAAGCTTCTTCTATCAGCTCCATTTTGAGCACAGTGCGCATGCGCAAGAGAAAATCGCGTGAGCGAAGGGCTCTGAAAGCAAGAAACACAATCGCGGTAGATCCGAAGCAGATACCGGAGTATGAATCAGAGAC TGAAAGAATAAGGCCAGTTTCTGCAGGGAAAAACAATGACGTCGGTAGACCAGGACATTTCAG GCCAATCGGCAAAGTTCTTCAAATGAACGGTACGGAAGGCACCCTACTGGTTGAGATGACTCGACCCTCGTCCGGTCCCGTCGGATTTTGTTTAGCCAGAAGGAAAGGAGTTGGAAGTGTTTACATCTCAAGTTTGAGCGACAGTTACCCCGACAAGATGTACGCTGGGTTGATGAGACTTGGGGATGAAATCACCGAAATCAACGGTGTCAATGTAGAGCAACTGTCGTTAGATCAAATATACGATTTAATATTAGAAAATGAACGCATAATACTGCTTCTTAAGCCTTCGCAGGTTCACTCTGTTTAA
- the LOC143468710 gene encoding putative thiopurine S-methyltransferase, which yields MEKKTTFRDLSEEEKKNYWHKRWQNRDFTFHLPEAHPDMVKHKDKFLKPKCRVFLPFCGKAVDLKYLADDGHDVVGCEVSNSAVLQFFEEQSIKFERSQHATAPYEIFKAIDEKITIYKGDFFALDSSIIGKFDAVWDRGAFVATDPSRRQEYIDVIYGFLNTGGKYLLQTFQYEGNVSATPFSTSPLEFGDIFGQKFNFSILQTYEDTELSFVKKYSLPVASVTVTLLQPRI from the coding sequence ATGGAGAAGAAAACAACATTTAGAGATCTCTCAGAAGAAGAGAAGAAAAATTACTGGCACAAACGTTGGCAAAATCGCGACTTCACATTTCACTTGCCTGAAGCCCATCCTGACATGGTGAAGCACAAAGATAAATTCCTTAAGCCCAAGTGCAGAGTTTTCCTCCCTTTCTGTGGAAAAGCGGTGGACCTGAAATATTTGGCTGATGACGGTCACGACGTGGTTGGATGCGAGGTTTCAAACTCTGCTGTGTTACAATTCTTTGAGGAGCAATCGATAAAGTTTGAGAGATCGCAGCATGCCACAGCTCCGTATGAAATTTTCAAGGCGATAGATGAAAAGATTACAATTTACAAAGGTGACTTTTTTGCACTCGACTCCTCCATTATAGGCAAATTCGATGCGGTTTGGGATCGCGGTGCGTTTGTGGCAACAGATCCGTCACGACGACAAGAATATATCGACGTCATTTATGGCTTTTTAAACACGGGTGGAAAgtatttattacaaacatttcaataCGAAGGCAACGTTTCTGcaactccttttagtacgtcTCCGCTGGAGTTTGGCGATATATTTGGTCAGAAGTTCAACTTTTCCATACTTCAAACATACGAAGACACAGAACTCAGCTTTGTGAAGAAATACAGCTTACCGGTGGCGAGTGTTACGGTCACTTTATTACAACCACGTATCTAA
- the LOC143468708 gene encoding leukocyte elastase inhibitor-like, with amino-acid sequence MMTEFPVTSNNFAFNIYQTLVNDNNENVFLSPQSVSMTMAMVLLGADDNTAVELKRGLGYEGMSTSTLHQNNHEILKKMSNMKSSVLLEIANKLFPEISYTMKEKFLESCQTFYASEIEGKDFKQEPDQARLEINQWVDDKTHGKIKDLLPAGSVNGLTRLVLANAVYFKGNWMKKFEENQTMETDFHVNESKSVKVNMMSQKEKFNISYDSELKVQVLELPYQGNEISMILLVPSERFGLSKVEEKLTSEKLDSLTSTFSKEEVIIALPRMKLEQQYDLIPTLKKMGIRDVFDESMSKLQSMSDVPNLFVSAVMHKAFIEVNEEGTTAAAATAAGVSFMSLPPQVICDHPFMFLIRHNPSRNVLFVGRLMSP; translated from the coding sequence ATGATGACCGAATTTCCAGTAACATCCAACAACTTTGCTTTTAATATCTATCAAACTCTGGTAAACGACAACAATGAAAATGTGTTCTTGTCACCGCAGAGTGTCTCAATGACAATGGCCATGGTTTTGCTTGGAGCTGATGATAACACAGCTGTGGAATTAAAAAGAGGTCTTGGTTATGAAGGGATGTCTACTTCAACACTTCATCAAAATAATCACGAGatcttgaaaaaaatgtccAATATGAAAAGCAGTGTTTTGTTGGAAATAGCAAATAAATTATTCCCTGAAATTTCGTacacaatgaaagaaaaatttttggaaagcTGTCAAACGTTTTATGCCAGTGAAATTGAAGGCAAAGATTTCAAACAGGAACCAGATCAGGCTAGATTAGAAATCAATCAGTGGGTTGACGACAAAACACatggaaaaataaaagatcTGTTGCCAGCTGGATCAGTGAATGGCCTTACTCGTTTAGTGTTGGCtaatgctgtatacttcaaagGAAACTGgatgaaaaaatttgaagagAACCAAACAATGGAAACAGATTTCCATGTAAATGAAAGCAAAAGTGTCAAAGTCAATATGATGTCgcagaaagaaaaatttaacatcAGCTATGACTCTGAGCTAAAAGTCCAAGTATTGGAACTGCCTTACCAAGGCAATGAGATATCAATGATATTGCTGGTACCAAGTGAAAGATTTGGTTTAAGCaaagttgaagaaaaattaaccTCTGAAAAACTGGATTCACTTACTTCCACTTTTTCAAAGGAGGAggtcataattgctttgccAAGGATGAAACTGGAGCAACAGTACGATTTGATACCCACCTTGAAGAAAATGGGAATCCGAGATGTTTTTGATGAAAGCATGTCCAAATTGCAGAGTATGTCTGATGTGCCTAATCTTTTTGTGTCAGCAGTGATGCACAAAGCATTTATTGAAGTAAATGAAGAAGGTACGACAGCAGCCGCTGCTACTGCTGCTGGTGTGTCATTTATGTCACTTCCACCACAAGTAATTTGTGATCATCCTTTTATGTTCTTAATTAGGCATAACCCAAGTCGGAATGTATTATTTGTTGGAAGGTTAATGTCGCCATAA